From the genome of Bos taurus isolate L1 Dominette 01449 registration number 42190680 breed Hereford chromosome 2, ARS-UCD2.0, whole genome shotgun sequence, one region includes:
- the SRSF4 gene encoding serine/arginine-rich splicing factor 4, which translates to MPRVYIGRLSYQARERDVERFFKGYGKILEVDLKNGYGFVEFDDLRDADDAVYELNGKDLCGERVIVEHARGPRRDGSYGSGRSGYGYRRSGRDKYGPPTRTEYRLIVENLSSRCSWQDLKDYMRQAGEVTYADAHKGRKNEGVIEFVSYSDMKRALEKLDGTEVNGRKIRLVEDKPGSRRRRSYSRSRSHSRSRSRSRHSRKSRSRSGSSKSSHSKSRSRSRSGSRSRSKSRSRSQSRSRSKKEKSRSPSKDKSRSRSRSADKRRSKSKDPAEEKVQNSDRTGKSKSRSPSRHKSKSRSRSQERGAEEARGSASRSRSKEKSLRKSRSRSQGGSRSRSRSKSKDKRKGRKRSREESRSRSRSRSKSERSRKRGGKRDSKSGSGGGSGSSKKKKKDDADRSQSRSRSRSGSKERERAKSESGQREGRGEGEDAGANQETRSRSRSNSKSKPNLPSESRSRSKSASKTRSRSKSRSRSGSRSPSRSRSRSHSRS; encoded by the exons ATGCCACGGGTGTACATCGGCCGCCTGAGCTACCAGGCCCGGGAGCGCGATGTGGAGCGCTTCTTTAAGGGCTATGGGAAGATCCTGGAGGTGGATCTGAAGAACGG ATATGGGTTTGTGGAATTTGATGATCTGCGAGATGCAGATGATGCTGTTTATGAACTGAATGGCAAAGACCTTTGTGGTGAGCGAGTAATTGTTGAGCATGCCCGCGGCCCACGACGAGATGGCAGTTACGGTTCTGGACGCA GTGGATATGGTTATAGAAGAAGTGGCCGAGATAAATACGGCCCTCCTACACGCACAGAATACAGACTTATTGTGGAGAATTTGTCAAGTCGCTGCAGCTGGCAAGACCTAAAG gaTTATATGCGTCAGGCAGGAGAAGTGACTTATGCAGATGCCCACAAGGGACGCAAAAATGAAGGGGTGATTGAATTTGTGTCTTACTCTGATATGAAAAGAGCTTTGGAAAAGTTAGATGGAACGGAAGTCAATGGCAGAAAAATCAGATTAGTTGAAGACAAACCTGGCTCCAGAAGACGCAGGTCCTACTCCAGGAGCCGGAGTCACTCAAG GTCTCGCTCTCGAAGCAGACATTCTCGTAAGAGCAGAAGCCGGAGCGGCAGCAGCAAAAGCAGTCATTCTAAGAGCAGATCCCGGTCCAG GTCAGGCTCCCGTTCCCGGAGCAAGAGCCGCAGCCGCAGCCAGAGCCGTAGCCGCAGCAAGAAGGAAAAGAGCCGCAGCCCCAGCAAGGACAAGAGCCGAAGCCGCAGCCGCAGCGCCGACAAGCGCCGCAGCAAGAGCAAAGACCCGGCGGAGGAGAAGGTGCAGAACAGCGACCGCACCGGCAAGTCCAAGAGCCGCAGCCCCAGCCGGCACAAGAGCAAGAGCCGCAGCCGCAGTCAGGAGAGGGGCGCGGAGGAGGCGCGGGGCAGCGCCAGCAGGAGCCGAAGCAAGGAGAAGAGCCTGCGCAAGAGCCGCAGCCGCAGCCAAGGGGGCAGCCGCAGCCGGAGCCGCAGCAAAAGCAAGGacaagaggaaggggaggaagaggagccgGGAGGAGAGCCGCAGCCGGAGCCGCAGCCGCAGCAAGAGCGAGAGGAGCCGGAAACGGGGCGGCAAGCGAGACAGCAAGTCGGGCAGCGGCGGCGGGAGCGGCAGcagcaagaagaagaagaaggacgACGCGGACCGCTCGCAGTCCCGGTCACGCTCGCGCTCGGGCTCCAAGGAGCGGGAGCGTGCCAAGTCCGAGTCCGGCCAGAGGGAAGGCCGAGGGGAGGGTGAGGATGCCGGCGCCAATCAGGAGACCCGGTCCAGGTCGAGGTCCAATTCCAAATCGAAACCAAACCTTCCGTCAGAATCACGCTCCAGATCAAAGTCCGCCTCAAAAACCCGGTCTCGGTCCAAGTCTCGGTCCAGGTCTGGGTCCAGATCGCCCTCCCGGTCTAGATCCAGGTCTCACTCGAGGTCCTAA
- the SRSF4 gene encoding serine/arginine-rich splicing factor 4 isoform X1, producing MLAEDCHVHIQRKACGTVLGQRYGFVEFDDLRDADDAVYELNGKDLCGERVIVEHARGPRRDGSYGSGRSGYGYRRSGRDKYGPPTRTEYRLIVENLSSRCSWQDLKDYMRQAGEVTYADAHKGRKNEGVIEFVSYSDMKRALEKLDGTEVNGRKIRLVEDKPGSRRRRSYSRSRSHSRSRSRSRHSRKSRSRSGSSKSSHSKSRSRSRSGSRSRSKSRSRSQSRSRSKKEKSRSPSKDKSRSRSRSADKRRSKSKDPAEEKVQNSDRTGKSKSRSPSRHKSKSRSRSQERGAEEARGSASRSRSKEKSLRKSRSRSQGGSRSRSRSKSKDKRKGRKRSREESRSRSRSRSKSERSRKRGGKRDSKSGSGGGSGSSKKKKKDDADRSQSRSRSRSGSKERERAKSESGQREGRGEGEDAGANQETRSRSRSNSKSKPNLPSESRSRSKSASKTRSRSKSRSRSGSRSPSRSRSRSHSRS from the exons ATGTTGGCTGAGGACTGTCATGTCCACATACAAAGAAAAGCATGTGGCACAGTTTTAGGACAAAG ATATGGGTTTGTGGAATTTGATGATCTGCGAGATGCAGATGATGCTGTTTATGAACTGAATGGCAAAGACCTTTGTGGTGAGCGAGTAATTGTTGAGCATGCCCGCGGCCCACGACGAGATGGCAGTTACGGTTCTGGACGCA GTGGATATGGTTATAGAAGAAGTGGCCGAGATAAATACGGCCCTCCTACACGCACAGAATACAGACTTATTGTGGAGAATTTGTCAAGTCGCTGCAGCTGGCAAGACCTAAAG gaTTATATGCGTCAGGCAGGAGAAGTGACTTATGCAGATGCCCACAAGGGACGCAAAAATGAAGGGGTGATTGAATTTGTGTCTTACTCTGATATGAAAAGAGCTTTGGAAAAGTTAGATGGAACGGAAGTCAATGGCAGAAAAATCAGATTAGTTGAAGACAAACCTGGCTCCAGAAGACGCAGGTCCTACTCCAGGAGCCGGAGTCACTCAAG GTCTCGCTCTCGAAGCAGACATTCTCGTAAGAGCAGAAGCCGGAGCGGCAGCAGCAAAAGCAGTCATTCTAAGAGCAGATCCCGGTCCAG GTCAGGCTCCCGTTCCCGGAGCAAGAGCCGCAGCCGCAGCCAGAGCCGTAGCCGCAGCAAGAAGGAAAAGAGCCGCAGCCCCAGCAAGGACAAGAGCCGAAGCCGCAGCCGCAGCGCCGACAAGCGCCGCAGCAAGAGCAAAGACCCGGCGGAGGAGAAGGTGCAGAACAGCGACCGCACCGGCAAGTCCAAGAGCCGCAGCCCCAGCCGGCACAAGAGCAAGAGCCGCAGCCGCAGTCAGGAGAGGGGCGCGGAGGAGGCGCGGGGCAGCGCCAGCAGGAGCCGAAGCAAGGAGAAGAGCCTGCGCAAGAGCCGCAGCCGCAGCCAAGGGGGCAGCCGCAGCCGGAGCCGCAGCAAAAGCAAGGacaagaggaaggggaggaagaggagccgGGAGGAGAGCCGCAGCCGGAGCCGCAGCCGCAGCAAGAGCGAGAGGAGCCGGAAACGGGGCGGCAAGCGAGACAGCAAGTCGGGCAGCGGCGGCGGGAGCGGCAGcagcaagaagaagaagaaggacgACGCGGACCGCTCGCAGTCCCGGTCACGCTCGCGCTCGGGCTCCAAGGAGCGGGAGCGTGCCAAGTCCGAGTCCGGCCAGAGGGAAGGCCGAGGGGAGGGTGAGGATGCCGGCGCCAATCAGGAGACCCGGTCCAGGTCGAGGTCCAATTCCAAATCGAAACCAAACCTTCCGTCAGAATCACGCTCCAGATCAAAGTCCGCCTCAAAAACCCGGTCTCGGTCCAAGTCTCGGTCCAGGTCTGGGTCCAGATCGCCCTCCCGGTCTAGATCCAGGTCTCACTCGAGGTCCTAA
- the SRSF4 gene encoding serine/arginine-rich splicing factor 4 isoform X2, producing the protein MRGSLNHCGPWLTKNRKPCDDRNLSPLDLGGGYGYRRSGRDKYGPPTRTEYRLIVENLSSRCSWQDLKDYMRQAGEVTYADAHKGRKNEGVIEFVSYSDMKRALEKLDGTEVNGRKIRLVEDKPGSRRRRSYSRSRSHSRSRSRSRHSRKSRSRSGSSKSSHSKSRSRSRSGSRSRSKSRSRSQSRSRSKKEKSRSPSKDKSRSRSRSADKRRSKSKDPAEEKVQNSDRTGKSKSRSPSRHKSKSRSRSQERGAEEARGSASRSRSKEKSLRKSRSRSQGGSRSRSRSKSKDKRKGRKRSREESRSRSRSRSKSERSRKRGGKRDSKSGSGGGSGSSKKKKKDDADRSQSRSRSRSGSKERERAKSESGQREGRGEGEDAGANQETRSRSRSNSKSKPNLPSESRSRSKSASKTRSRSKSRSRSGSRSPSRSRSRSHSRS; encoded by the exons ATGCGTGGCTCTTTGAACCATTGTGGCCCTTGGCTGACCAAAAACAGGAAGCCATGTGACGACCGCAACCTTTCCCCATTAGACCTGGGTG GTGGATATGGTTATAGAAGAAGTGGCCGAGATAAATACGGCCCTCCTACACGCACAGAATACAGACTTATTGTGGAGAATTTGTCAAGTCGCTGCAGCTGGCAAGACCTAAAG gaTTATATGCGTCAGGCAGGAGAAGTGACTTATGCAGATGCCCACAAGGGACGCAAAAATGAAGGGGTGATTGAATTTGTGTCTTACTCTGATATGAAAAGAGCTTTGGAAAAGTTAGATGGAACGGAAGTCAATGGCAGAAAAATCAGATTAGTTGAAGACAAACCTGGCTCCAGAAGACGCAGGTCCTACTCCAGGAGCCGGAGTCACTCAAG GTCTCGCTCTCGAAGCAGACATTCTCGTAAGAGCAGAAGCCGGAGCGGCAGCAGCAAAAGCAGTCATTCTAAGAGCAGATCCCGGTCCAG GTCAGGCTCCCGTTCCCGGAGCAAGAGCCGCAGCCGCAGCCAGAGCCGTAGCCGCAGCAAGAAGGAAAAGAGCCGCAGCCCCAGCAAGGACAAGAGCCGAAGCCGCAGCCGCAGCGCCGACAAGCGCCGCAGCAAGAGCAAAGACCCGGCGGAGGAGAAGGTGCAGAACAGCGACCGCACCGGCAAGTCCAAGAGCCGCAGCCCCAGCCGGCACAAGAGCAAGAGCCGCAGCCGCAGTCAGGAGAGGGGCGCGGAGGAGGCGCGGGGCAGCGCCAGCAGGAGCCGAAGCAAGGAGAAGAGCCTGCGCAAGAGCCGCAGCCGCAGCCAAGGGGGCAGCCGCAGCCGGAGCCGCAGCAAAAGCAAGGacaagaggaaggggaggaagaggagccgGGAGGAGAGCCGCAGCCGGAGCCGCAGCCGCAGCAAGAGCGAGAGGAGCCGGAAACGGGGCGGCAAGCGAGACAGCAAGTCGGGCAGCGGCGGCGGGAGCGGCAGcagcaagaagaagaagaaggacgACGCGGACCGCTCGCAGTCCCGGTCACGCTCGCGCTCGGGCTCCAAGGAGCGGGAGCGTGCCAAGTCCGAGTCCGGCCAGAGGGAAGGCCGAGGGGAGGGTGAGGATGCCGGCGCCAATCAGGAGACCCGGTCCAGGTCGAGGTCCAATTCCAAATCGAAACCAAACCTTCCGTCAGAATCACGCTCCAGATCAAAGTCCGCCTCAAAAACCCGGTCTCGGTCCAAGTCTCGGTCCAGGTCTGGGTCCAGATCGCCCTCCCGGTCTAGATCCAGGTCTCACTCGAGGTCCTAA